Proteins found in one bacterium genomic segment:
- a CDS encoding GNAT family protein, which produces MKKKGGNQMDYSLETRHIKLRPLTSNNAATLFKWRNDQQFLQNCSHRRSATNCNEFVAELKRDFERDRHLQFMIERKFDGEPIGTIYSYDYKRVDGYAFITTFIADGFRKRGYGAEADALFLMYLFEKFKLFKIYMEMYEYNREAISAALRGGFIEEGKFKKQRLFNGARYDVIRYALFRENIPRISEFLNKLK; this is translated from the coding sequence TTGAAAAAGAAAGGAGGCAATCAGATGGATTATTCTCTTGAAACTCGTCATATTAAATTGCGTCCATTAACAAGCAATAACGCAGCTACGCTTTTTAAGTGGAGAAATGATCAACAATTTCTTCAGAATTGCTCTCATAGAAGAAGCGCAACGAATTGCAATGAATTTGTTGCGGAGCTTAAAAGGGATTTTGAACGAGATAGGCATCTTCAGTTTATGATTGAGCGAAAATTCGACGGCGAGCCTATCGGTACGATTTATTCCTATGATTACAAACGCGTTGATGGATATGCGTTTATCACCACTTTCATTGCCGATGGATTTCGTAAAAGAGGATATGGCGCTGAAGCAGACGCGCTTTTCCTGATGTATCTTTTTGAAAAGTTTAAGCTTTTCAAAATTTATATGGAAATGTATGAATACAACCGAGAGGCTATTTCAGCCGCTCTAAGAGGAGGTTTTATAGAGGAAGGTAAATTCAAAAAGCAACGACTGTTTAACGGCGCGAGGTATGATGTAATCCGTTATGCTCTGTTCAGAGAGAACATCCCGAGAATATCAGAATTCCTGAATAAACTGAAATAA
- the lepA gene encoding translation elongation factor 4, which produces MKNIRNFCIVAHIDHGKSTLADRFLEITKTISKEKLQQAQYLDRMSLERERGITIKLHPCRMDFEFEGLKYILNLVDTPGHVDFSYEVSRSLNACEGAILLCDATQGIQAQTLANYYLAKHEGLVIIPVVNKIDLPNAQLEKVGRELAELVGVEEKEVIFISAKSGINVEKVLEAIVRKIPAPVGDVDKPLRALVFDSLFDRHRGVIAFVRIFDGQIKKGEEIKLLGTGEISTVLDVGIFKPDFFPKENLSAGEAGYIITGFKGIRDCRVGDTVSKISEPKVEPLKGYKEPQPMVFASFYCVDASDYLKFKEALEKLSLNDAAFTFKSEVFSDLGFGFRCGFLGMLHMEIIKERLEREYNLNLIITAPSVSYKVVLNDDKEKFIHSPQEFPDAGEIKEIQEPWVSLEIFSPVKYLSPIMDLVKNFRGIYKKTDYLAEEVILFYEMPLSSFLDNFYNGLKNISAGYASLNYYFIDYRCGDLVKMDIVIAGKRVEAMSFIIPKDEISSEGKRLAIELKKVIPRQMFEIAIQATVGAQIISRETVPAMKKNVIAKLHGGDRTRKQKLWKKQKAGKEKLKRIGTVDIPQEAFFTILKNR; this is translated from the coding sequence ATGAAAAACATCAGAAATTTTTGCATCGTGGCCCACATAGACCACGGGAAGTCCACTTTGGCGGACCGGTTTTTGGAAATAACCAAAACCATATCTAAAGAAAAATTGCAGCAGGCGCAATATCTTGACCGGATGTCTTTGGAACGAGAGCGGGGGATAACCATCAAGCTCCATCCTTGCCGGATGGATTTTGAATTTGAAGGTTTGAAATATATTTTGAATTTGGTGGATACTCCCGGCCACGTTGATTTTTCTTATGAGGTTTCCCGAAGTTTAAATGCCTGCGAAGGCGCGATTTTGCTTTGCGACGCCACCCAGGGAATCCAAGCGCAGACCCTGGCGAATTATTATTTAGCCAAACATGAGGGCTTGGTGATTATTCCGGTGGTCAACAAAATAGATTTACCCAATGCTCAATTGGAAAAAGTCGGACGGGAATTAGCGGAACTGGTCGGCGTGGAAGAAAAGGAAGTGATTTTTATTTCCGCCAAATCAGGAATTAATGTTGAAAAAGTTTTGGAAGCGATTGTCAGAAAAATTCCGGCGCCGGTCGGAGACGTCGATAAGCCTTTGCGGGCTTTGGTTTTTGATTCTCTTTTTGACCGGCACCGCGGCGTCATCGCTTTTGTCAGAATTTTTGACGGCCAAATAAAAAAAGGCGAGGAAATAAAACTTTTGGGCACCGGCGAAATTTCCACGGTTTTGGATGTCGGGATTTTCAAACCGGATTTTTTTCCGAAAGAAAATTTATCAGCTGGTGAGGCGGGTTATATTATCACCGGTTTTAAAGGCATTCGGGATTGCCGGGTGGGCGACACTGTTTCCAAAATTTCCGAACCCAAGGTTGAGCCGCTCAAAGGATATAAAGAACCCCAGCCGATGGTTTTCGCCAGTTTTTACTGCGTTGACGCCAGCGATTATCTGAAATTCAAAGAGGCCTTGGAAAAATTGTCTTTAAACGACGCCGCTTTCACTTTCAAGTCGGAAGTTTTTTCCGATTTGGGTTTCGGTTTCCGCTGCGGATTTCTGGGGATGCTTCACATGGAAATAATCAAGGAAAGATTGGAAAGGGAATATAATCTGAATTTGATTATCACCGCGCCCAGCGTTTCTTACAAAGTGGTTTTAAATGACGATAAAGAAAAATTTATTCATTCGCCCCAAGAATTTCCCGATGCCGGAGAAATAAAAGAAATTCAGGAACCCTGGGTAAGCTTGGAAATATTTTCTCCGGTTAAATATCTCAGCCCGATAATGGATTTGGTTAAAAATTTCCGGGGCATTTACAAAAAAACCGATTATCTGGCCGAAGAGGTGATTCTGTTTTATGAAATGCCGCTGTCTTCTTTTTTGGATAATTTTTACAACGGCTTGAAAAATATAAGCGCCGGCTATGCTTCTTTGAACTATTATTTTATTGATTACCGTTGCGGCGATTTAGTAAAAATGGATATTGTGATTGCCGGAAAAAGAGTTGAGGCGATGTCATTTATAATTCCCAAGGACGAAATTTCTTCCGAAGGAAAAAGATTGGCCATTGAATTGAAAAAAGTAATTCCGCGGCAGATGTTTGAAATTGCCATTCAGGCGACTGTCGGCGCCCAGATTATCAGCCGCGAAACCGTGCCGGCGATGAAAAAAAATGTAATCGCCAAACTGCACGGTGGCGACAGAACGCGCAAACAAAAACTTTGGAAAAAACAAAAAGCCGGCAAAGAGAAACTGAAAAGAATCGGAACAGTGGATATTCCGCAGGAGGCCTTTTTCACTATCTTGAAAAACAGATAG
- a CDS encoding alpha/beta hydrolase, producing the protein MKEYFFDADGVRLNYVKGDNNGPALVLIPGQSTTWQSYEPVFKGLSKNFQVYSLSIRGHGKSDWTTGDYNFDSIGKDVTLFLEKIIKRPTILVGNSSGGLISLWIGVNKPELVTGVILEDAPLFSADWPRIKKEFVYEVLSKTAKYLGKEGGADYVGFLNSIERPLLNGKTKTLPKLLSKGLAWLIYNREYRPGKVIINTLPRILKMLVRIIPTFDPDFSRAWVDGRIYKGLDHEDALKKIKVPLLIIHANWFRTEKGLVGAMDDNDAEKAKRLAPHAKYIRIKTQHSIHSGKPKEFIRIINEFKKDIK; encoded by the coding sequence ATGAAGGAGTATTTTTTTGATGCCGATGGTGTTAGGTTAAACTATGTTAAAGGGGATAATAATGGCCCTGCCTTAGTATTAATTCCTGGACAGAGCACTACATGGCAAAGTTACGAACCCGTTTTTAAGGGTTTGAGTAAAAATTTTCAAGTATATTCTTTAAGTATCAGGGGTCATGGTAAAAGTGATTGGACTACTGGCGATTATAATTTTGATAGCATAGGAAAGGATGTAACGCTTTTTTTGGAAAAAATTATTAAACGCCCCACAATCCTTGTTGGCAATTCTAGCGGAGGTTTGATTAGTTTATGGATAGGTGTTAATAAACCAGAATTAGTAACTGGTGTTATTTTGGAAGACGCTCCTTTATTTAGCGCTGATTGGCCGCGGATAAAAAAAGAATTTGTATATGAAGTATTAAGTAAAACTGCTAAGTATTTGGGCAAAGAAGGTGGTGCTGATTATGTGGGTTTTTTAAATAGCATAGAAAGGCCATTGCTCAACGGCAAAACCAAAACCTTGCCTAAGTTATTAAGCAAGGGTTTAGCTTGGTTAATATATAATAGAGAATATAGACCAGGAAAAGTTATTATTAATACTCTTCCCAGGATTTTAAAAATGTTGGTTCGTATTATTCCTACTTTTGATCCTGATTTTTCAAGAGCGTGGGTTGATGGCAGGATTTATAAGGGATTAGATCACGAGGATGCTTTGAAAAAAATTAAAGTTCCTTTGCTAATTATTCATGCTAATTGGTTTAGAACAGAGAAGGGCTTGGTTGGGGCTATGGATGACAATGACGCAGAAAAGGCTAAAAGATTAGCGCCTCATGCCAAATATATCCGGATAAAAACACAACACTCGATTCACTCCGGAAAACCGAAAGAGTTTATCAGAATTATTAACGAATTCAAGAAAGATATAAAATAA